In Nocardioides faecalis, the following proteins share a genomic window:
- a CDS encoding DUF3817 domain-containing protein, with the protein MSPTRLFRIVATAEAFSWAGLILGLVLKYGTETTDVAVRVFGPIHGAVFLAYCVTVVVVWVDRRWSFGRAALALVAAVPPFATVPLEWYAARRGWLGDTWRLPAGAGTGLADRAVSWVLLKPLRGLAVAAVAVAVLFGVALLIGPPTS; encoded by the coding sequence ATGAGCCCCACCCGTCTGTTCCGCATCGTCGCCACCGCCGAGGCGTTCAGCTGGGCCGGGTTGATCCTCGGCCTGGTGCTGAAGTACGGCACCGAGACCACCGACGTGGCGGTCCGCGTGTTCGGCCCGATCCACGGCGCGGTGTTCCTCGCCTACTGCGTCACCGTGGTCGTGGTGTGGGTCGACCGCCGCTGGTCGTTCGGGCGCGCCGCGCTCGCGCTCGTCGCCGCCGTGCCTCCGTTCGCGACGGTGCCGCTGGAGTGGTACGCCGCGCGCCGCGGCTGGCTCGGCGACACCTGGCGGTTGCCCGCCGGTGCGGGCACGGGCCTGGCCGACCGGGCCGTGTCCTGGGTGCTCCTCAAGCCGCTGCGCGGGCTGGCCGTCGCCGCGGTCGCGGTCGCCGTGCTCTTCGGCGTCGCGCTGCTGATCGGTCCGCCGACCTCCTGA
- the mfd gene encoding transcription-repair coupling factor, translating into MHLAGLADTVLTDPALAAALAEAEGGAQVTGELTGPEALRPFLAAGLARSGRPVLVVTATTREAELLVAEIGDLLDPDRVAYYPSWETLPHERLSPRSDTVGRRLAVLRRLCHPGKDASTGPVQVVVAPVRSILQPQVKGLGDLTPVELEVGATAELDDVVAGLLGAAYSRVDLVEKRGEFAVRGGIVDVFPPTEEHPLRVEFFGDEVEEIRSFAVADQRTIATVSRLWAPPCRELLLTDEVRARAVELGREHPALLEITDKIAQGIAVEGMEALIPALVDELELLVDLMPADTRVLVLDPERARSRAHDLVATSEEFLAASWATAATGGQAPVDLQAASYRSLGEVREHARALGQGWWTYSPFGLDSDVDPDAPDGDDEERRSSVQPAPTYRGDVQRAFEDIARWHGEGWRVLLVHAGHGPAKRMIEALGERDVPARLVEQITPGTELDPAVVSVTCGALGHGFVDERQQLVLLTGEDIVGAKAATRDKGAMPVRRKRQIDPLELKAGDYVVHEQHGVGRFVEMKQREVQGARREYLVLEYGPSKRGGPPDRLYVPADTLDQVTRYVGGEQPNLDRLGGGDWTKRKNKARKAVKEIAAELIKLYAARQATKGHAFGPDTPWQRELEDAFPFHETPDQLTTVDEVKRDMERTVPMDRLVCGDVGYGKTEIAVRAAFKAVQDGKQVAVLVPTTLLVNQHLGTFAERMSGFPVVLKPLSRFQTDKEAAETIAGLGDGSVDIVVGTHRLFNADTKFRDLGLIIVDEEQRFGVEHKEAMKRLRTSVDVLSMSATPIPRTLEMAVTGIREMSTITTPPEERHPVLTYVGGYEDRQVVAAVRRELLRDGQVFYIHNRVSSIEKAAAKLRELVPEARVATAHGQMSEQQLERVMLDFWEKRFDVLVCTTIVESGIDVSNANTMIIERADTLGLSQLHQLRGRVGRSRERAYAYFLYPTEKPLTETAHERLATLAQHSDLGGGMAIAMKDLEIRGAGNLLGGEQSGHIADVGFDLYVRLVGEAVRDFRSDGGAPEQLDEVRIELPVEAHLPHDYVPSERLRLEMYRRLAEVRTDADVDEIIAELEDRYGEPPEAVTALLLVARFRARCRQAGLREVTTVGKNVRFAPVTLPESRTIRLQRLYPKSIVKAQTESVLVPRPGTPGRLGTPLEGVALLQWARQVIDAVIDPKD; encoded by the coding sequence GTGCATCTCGCCGGCCTCGCCGACACCGTCCTCACCGACCCGGCCCTGGCCGCCGCCCTCGCGGAGGCGGAGGGCGGGGCGCAGGTCACCGGGGAGCTCACCGGCCCCGAGGCGCTGCGACCGTTCCTCGCCGCCGGCCTGGCCCGTTCCGGGCGCCCGGTGCTGGTGGTCACCGCCACCACGCGCGAGGCGGAGCTGCTGGTCGCCGAGATCGGTGACCTGCTCGACCCGGACCGGGTCGCCTACTACCCGAGCTGGGAGACGCTGCCGCACGAGCGGCTGAGCCCGCGCAGCGACACCGTCGGTCGCCGGCTCGCGGTGCTGCGCCGGCTGTGCCACCCGGGGAAGGACGCCTCGACCGGGCCGGTCCAGGTCGTCGTGGCCCCGGTGCGCTCGATCCTGCAGCCGCAGGTCAAGGGGCTCGGCGACCTCACGCCGGTCGAGCTGGAGGTCGGCGCCACCGCGGAGCTCGACGACGTCGTCGCCGGCCTCCTCGGTGCGGCCTACTCCCGCGTGGACCTGGTCGAGAAGCGCGGCGAGTTCGCGGTGCGCGGCGGCATCGTCGACGTCTTCCCGCCCACCGAGGAGCACCCGCTGCGGGTGGAGTTCTTCGGCGACGAGGTGGAGGAGATCCGCTCGTTCGCCGTGGCCGACCAGCGCACCATCGCGACCGTGTCGCGGCTGTGGGCGCCGCCGTGCCGGGAGCTGCTGCTCACCGACGAGGTCCGTGCCCGCGCCGTGGAGCTCGGCCGCGAGCACCCCGCGCTGCTGGAGATCACCGACAAGATCGCCCAGGGCATCGCGGTGGAGGGCATGGAGGCGCTGATCCCGGCGCTGGTCGACGAGCTCGAGCTGCTCGTCGACCTGATGCCCGCCGACACTCGCGTGCTGGTGCTGGATCCCGAGCGGGCCCGCTCCCGGGCCCACGACCTGGTCGCCACCAGCGAGGAGTTCCTGGCTGCCTCGTGGGCCACCGCCGCGACCGGCGGCCAGGCACCGGTCGACCTGCAGGCGGCGTCGTACCGCTCGCTGGGGGAGGTGCGCGAGCACGCCCGCGCGCTGGGTCAGGGCTGGTGGACGTACAGCCCGTTCGGCCTCGACAGCGACGTCGACCCGGACGCCCCCGACGGCGACGACGAGGAGCGGCGCAGCTCCGTCCAGCCCGCCCCGACCTACCGCGGCGACGTGCAGCGCGCCTTCGAGGACATCGCCCGCTGGCACGGCGAGGGCTGGCGGGTGCTGCTGGTGCACGCCGGGCACGGTCCGGCCAAGCGGATGATCGAGGCGCTCGGCGAGCGCGACGTCCCGGCCCGGCTGGTGGAGCAGATCACACCCGGCACCGAGCTGGACCCGGCCGTGGTCTCGGTGACCTGCGGGGCGCTCGGACACGGCTTCGTCGACGAGCGGCAACAGCTGGTGCTGCTCACCGGCGAGGACATCGTCGGCGCGAAGGCCGCGACCCGGGACAAGGGCGCGATGCCGGTGCGCCGCAAGCGTCAGATCGACCCGCTCGAGCTCAAGGCCGGCGACTACGTCGTGCACGAGCAGCACGGCGTCGGCCGGTTCGTGGAGATGAAGCAGCGCGAGGTGCAGGGCGCCCGGCGCGAGTACCTGGTGCTCGAGTACGGCCCGTCCAAGCGCGGCGGCCCGCCGGACCGGCTCTACGTGCCCGCCGACACCCTCGACCAGGTCACCCGCTACGTCGGTGGCGAGCAGCCCAACCTGGACCGGCTCGGCGGCGGCGACTGGACCAAGCGCAAGAACAAGGCGCGCAAGGCGGTCAAGGAGATCGCCGCCGAGCTGATCAAGCTCTACGCCGCCCGCCAGGCCACCAAGGGCCACGCCTTCGGCCCGGACACGCCCTGGCAGCGCGAGCTCGAGGACGCCTTCCCGTTCCACGAGACGCCCGACCAGCTGACCACCGTGGACGAGGTCAAGCGCGACATGGAGCGGACCGTCCCGATGGATCGCCTGGTCTGCGGCGACGTCGGCTACGGCAAGACCGAGATCGCGGTGCGGGCAGCGTTCAAGGCCGTCCAGGACGGCAAGCAGGTGGCCGTGCTGGTCCCGACCACGCTGCTGGTCAACCAGCACCTGGGCACCTTCGCCGAGCGGATGAGCGGCTTCCCGGTGGTGCTCAAGCCGCTGAGCCGCTTCCAGACCGACAAGGAGGCCGCGGAGACGATCGCCGGGCTCGGCGACGGCTCGGTCGACATCGTCGTGGGCACCCACCGGCTGTTCAACGCCGACACGAAGTTCAGGGACCTGGGCCTGATCATCGTGGACGAGGAGCAGCGCTTCGGCGTGGAGCACAAGGAGGCCATGAAGCGGCTGCGCACCTCCGTCGACGTGCTCTCGATGAGCGCCACCCCGATCCCGCGGACCCTGGAGATGGCGGTCACCGGGATCCGGGAGATGTCGACGATCACCACGCCGCCGGAGGAGCGGCACCCGGTGCTGACCTACGTCGGCGGCTACGAGGACCGCCAGGTCGTCGCCGCCGTACGACGCGAGCTGCTGCGCGACGGCCAGGTCTTCTACATCCACAACCGGGTCAGCTCGATCGAGAAGGCCGCCGCCAAGCTCCGCGAGCTGGTGCCCGAGGCCCGGGTCGCCACCGCGCACGGCCAGATGAGCGAGCAGCAGCTCGAGCGGGTGATGCTCGACTTCTGGGAGAAGCGCTTCGACGTGCTGGTCTGCACCACGATCGTGGAGTCCGGCATCGACGTGTCCAACGCGAACACGATGATCATCGAGCGCGCCGACACCCTCGGCCTCTCCCAGCTGCACCAGCTGCGCGGCCGGGTCGGCCGCTCCCGCGAGCGTGCCTACGCCTACTTCCTCTACCCGACCGAGAAGCCGCTGACCGAGACCGCGCACGAGCGGCTCGCCACGCTGGCCCAGCACTCCGACCTGGGCGGTGGCATGGCGATCGCCATGAAGGACCTCGAGATCCGCGGCGCGGGCAACCTGCTCGGCGGGGAGCAGTCCGGCCACATCGCCGACGTCGGCTTCGACCTCTACGTGCGCCTGGTCGGGGAGGCCGTGCGCGACTTCCGCAGCGACGGCGGCGCACCGGAGCAGCTCGACGAGGTCCGCATCGAGCTCCCGGTCGAGGCGCACCTGCCGCACGACTACGTGCCGAGCGAGCGGCTGCGCCTGGAGATGTACCGCCGCCTCGCGGAGGTCCGCACCGACGCCGACGTCGACGAGATCATCGCCGAGCTCGAGGACCGCTACGGCGAGCCGCCCGAGGCCGTCACCGCCCTGCTGCTGGTCGCCCGGTTCCGGGCGCGGTGCCGGCAGGCCGGGCTGCGCGAGGTCACCACGGTCGGCAAGAACGTCCGGTTCGCCCCGGTCACCCTGCCGGAGTCGCGCACGATCCGGTTGCAGCGGCTCTACCCGAAGTCGATCGTCAAGGCGCAGACCGAGTCCGTCCTGGTGCCCCGACCGGGCACGCCGGGTCGGCTCGGCACCCCGCTGGAGGGCGTCGCGCTGCTGCAGTGGGCGCGTCAGGTGATCGACGCCGTCATCGACCCGAAGGACTGA
- the trhA gene encoding PAQR family membrane homeostasis protein TrhA produces MNHPVQHTGEKVRARLNEVGDHITDAIADMKPKLRGWIHLVSTPIVLVAGIFLIAISPDATTKTGAALYSVSAVLLFGISALYHRGTWSPKVWRVLNRFDHSNIFLFIAGSYTPFALILLEGSARTIMLSVVWTGALLGIGFKLFWPSAPRWLSAPIYIALGWAAIFFIPAFFTGATALGLGIGVAIFTLICVGGALYTVGGLVYGFQWPDPSPRYFGFHEIFHGFTIAAFAAHYVGVSLATYAIR; encoded by the coding sequence ATGAACCACCCTGTCCAGCACACCGGTGAGAAGGTACGAGCCCGCCTGAACGAAGTCGGTGACCACATCACCGACGCGATCGCCGACATGAAGCCCAAGCTGCGCGGCTGGATCCACCTCGTCTCCACCCCCATCGTGCTGGTCGCCGGCATCTTCCTCATCGCGATCTCCCCCGACGCCACCACGAAGACCGGTGCGGCGCTCTACAGCGTCTCCGCGGTGCTGCTCTTCGGGATCTCCGCGCTCTACCACCGCGGCACCTGGTCACCGAAGGTGTGGCGGGTGCTGAACAGGTTCGACCACTCGAACATCTTCTTGTTCATCGCCGGGTCCTACACGCCGTTCGCGTTGATCCTGCTCGAGGGCTCCGCGCGGACGATCATGCTCTCGGTGGTGTGGACCGGCGCCCTGCTCGGCATCGGCTTCAAGCTCTTCTGGCCCAGCGCGCCGCGCTGGTTGTCCGCCCCGATCTACATCGCGCTCGGCTGGGCGGCGATCTTCTTCATCCCCGCCTTCTTCACCGGCGCGACGGCGCTGGGCCTGGGCATCGGCGTGGCGATCTTCACGCTCATCTGCGTGGGTGGTGCGCTCTACACGGTGGGCGGCCTGGTCTACGGCTTCCAGTGGCCGGACCCGTCCCCGCGCTACTTCGGCTTCCACGAGATCTTCCACGGCTTCACCATCGCCGCGTTCGCGGCGCACTACGTCGGCGTCTCGCTGGCGACCTACGCCATTCGCTGA
- a CDS encoding aldehyde dehydrogenase family protein, with protein sequence MTSIKSAPDTAPTSDTFDSLDPATGEVVGTHPVNDAAHVQAAVATARKEAERWRALGFAGRKKELDAWRRLIAGRMEELARVMSAETGKPHGDALMEIALAVDHLAWAAGHAEKVLKRRSVNPGLLMVNQAASVEYRPLGVVGVIGPWNYPAFTPMGSIAYALAAGNTVVFKPSEHTPGVGVWLAETFAEAVGRPVFQVVTGFGETGAALTSAGVDKVAFTGSTATGKRVMAACAETLTPVVIEAGGKDALLVDADADVAEAADAALWGACSNAGQTCAGVERVYVHEQVYDAFLAELVASAEKLKAEPGGQVGPITMPSQVDIIRRHIDDALARGGRALVGGPVPEGARFVQPTVLVDVPEDSAAVQEETFGPTVTVAKVRSMDEAIERANGTRFALGSTVYSKARGMEIAEQLRAGMTAINGVISFAGVPTLPFGGVGDSGFGRIHGPDGLREFTYPHAIARQRFKPPIALTTFRRSTKEEQTLLKVVKGLYGRGK encoded by the coding sequence GTGACCAGCATCAAGTCCGCTCCCGACACCGCGCCCACGTCCGACACGTTCGACTCCCTCGACCCGGCCACCGGCGAGGTCGTCGGCACCCACCCGGTCAACGACGCCGCGCACGTGCAGGCCGCGGTCGCCACCGCGCGCAAGGAGGCCGAGCGCTGGCGTGCCCTGGGTTTCGCCGGCCGCAAGAAGGAGCTGGACGCCTGGCGCCGGCTGATCGCCGGGCGGATGGAGGAGCTGGCGCGGGTGATGTCGGCGGAGACCGGCAAGCCGCACGGCGACGCGCTGATGGAGATCGCGCTGGCCGTGGACCACCTGGCGTGGGCGGCCGGGCACGCCGAGAAGGTGCTCAAGCGACGCAGCGTCAACCCCGGTCTGCTGATGGTCAACCAGGCTGCCAGCGTCGAGTACCGCCCGCTCGGCGTGGTCGGCGTCATCGGGCCCTGGAACTACCCCGCATTCACCCCGATGGGCTCCATCGCCTACGCCCTGGCCGCCGGGAACACGGTTGTGTTCAAGCCTTCCGAGCACACCCCCGGCGTCGGGGTCTGGCTCGCCGAGACGTTCGCGGAGGCGGTGGGTCGCCCGGTCTTCCAGGTCGTCACCGGCTTCGGCGAGACCGGCGCCGCGCTCACCTCCGCCGGGGTGGACAAGGTCGCGTTCACTGGATCGACGGCCACCGGCAAGCGCGTGATGGCCGCCTGCGCCGAGACGCTGACCCCCGTCGTCATCGAGGCCGGCGGCAAGGACGCGCTCCTCGTCGACGCGGACGCCGACGTCGCCGAGGCCGCGGACGCCGCCTTGTGGGGTGCGTGCTCCAACGCCGGCCAGACGTGCGCCGGCGTGGAGCGGGTCTACGTGCACGAGCAGGTCTACGACGCGTTCCTCGCCGAGCTCGTCGCCTCGGCCGAGAAGCTCAAGGCCGAGCCGGGCGGACAGGTCGGCCCGATCACGATGCCCTCGCAGGTCGACATCATCCGTCGCCACATCGATGACGCCCTGGCCCGCGGCGGCCGGGCGCTGGTCGGGGGGCCGGTGCCCGAGGGGGCGCGTTTCGTGCAGCCCACCGTGCTGGTCGACGTCCCCGAGGACTCCGCCGCCGTGCAGGAGGAGACCTTCGGCCCGACCGTCACGGTCGCCAAGGTGCGCAGCATGGACGAGGCGATCGAGCGCGCCAACGGCACCCGCTTCGCCCTCGGCTCGACCGTGTACTCCAAGGCACGCGGCATGGAGATCGCCGAGCAGCTGCGGGCGGGCATGACCGCGATCAACGGGGTCATCTCCTTCGCCGGGGTGCCCACGCTGCCGTTCGGCGGGGTCGGCGACTCCGGCTTCGGCCGCATCCACGGCCCCGACGGCCTGCGCGAGTTCACCTACCCGCACGCCATCGCCCGCCAGCGGTTCAAGCCCCCCATCGCGCTGACCACCTTCCGCCGCTCCACCAAGGAGGAGCAGACCCTGCTCAAGGTGGTCAAGGGCCTCTACGGCCGCGGGAAGTGA
- a CDS encoding AIM24 family protein: MSAVAAWHPDPTGRHELRYWDGNQWTEHVSDQGVQSTAPLHLPEESAAASDAAESTGSDGSTGSDGSAEAGLDDDWLGSAEAGHSETGSTDAEPAGEAATPSSEAVTEIAPRSDAPAGSHVGSPGDSPVGGQVQAQAAAPSSYGQAPSQGYGQGGYGQAPAGQPPVGQPPVGAPGPQAYGNGFAGISGDLIDGRFSETDGLGAVLQNKRMLRVRITEPFMARQGSMVAYQGQVDFAYQGGGAAKFLKKAFTGEGLSLMRIEGRGDVFLANESQEVHILRLTNAGLSVNGANVLAFSAGLEWNVERVRGGSIAAGGLFNTTLRGTGWVAITTAGDPVVLNTTEAPTYADAQALVAWSVQLQTSIRSTVTAGALIGRGSGEAFQVAFSGAGFVIVQPAENGAVPAHTH; this comes from the coding sequence ATGAGTGCAGTCGCCGCCTGGCATCCGGACCCGACCGGCCGGCACGAGCTCCGCTACTGGGACGGCAACCAGTGGACCGAGCACGTGTCCGACCAAGGGGTGCAGTCGACCGCCCCGCTCCACCTGCCGGAGGAGTCCGCAGCTGCGTCCGATGCCGCGGAGTCCACCGGTTCCGACGGGTCCACCGGTTCCGACGGGTCCGCCGAGGCCGGCCTCGACGACGACTGGCTCGGCTCCGCGGAGGCGGGCCACAGCGAGACCGGCAGCACCGACGCGGAGCCGGCCGGGGAGGCCGCCACCCCGTCGAGCGAGGCCGTCACCGAGATCGCGCCGCGATCCGACGCCCCGGCGGGCTCGCACGTCGGCTCGCCTGGCGACTCCCCTGTCGGTGGGCAGGTGCAGGCTCAGGCGGCCGCCCCCTCGTCGTACGGGCAGGCTCCGAGCCAGGGCTACGGCCAGGGCGGTTACGGCCAGGCACCTGCCGGACAGCCGCCGGTCGGACAGCCGCCGGTCGGGGCCCCGGGCCCGCAGGCGTACGGCAACGGGTTCGCCGGCATCAGCGGCGACCTCATCGACGGCCGGTTCTCCGAGACCGACGGCCTGGGCGCGGTGCTGCAGAACAAGCGGATGCTGCGGGTGCGGATCACCGAGCCGTTCATGGCGCGTCAGGGCTCGATGGTCGCCTACCAGGGTCAGGTCGACTTCGCCTACCAGGGCGGCGGCGCGGCGAAGTTCCTCAAGAAGGCGTTCACCGGCGAGGGCCTCTCGCTGATGCGCATCGAGGGCCGCGGCGACGTGTTCTTGGCCAACGAGTCGCAGGAGGTGCACATCCTGCGACTCACCAACGCCGGGCTCTCGGTCAACGGCGCCAACGTGCTGGCGTTCTCGGCCGGCCTGGAGTGGAACGTCGAGCGGGTCCGGGGCGGCAGCATCGCGGCCGGCGGCCTGTTCAACACCACGCTGCGCGGCACCGGCTGGGTGGCGATCACCACGGCCGGCGACCCGGTGGTGCTGAACACCACAGAGGCGCCGACGTACGCCGACGCCCAGGCGCTGGTGGCGTGGTCGGTGCAGCTGCAGACCTCGATCCGCTCCACGGTCACGGCGGGTGCGCTGATCGGGCGCGGCTCCGGCGAGGCGTTCCAGGTGGCCTTCTCCGGTGCCGGGTTCGTCATCGTGCAGCCGGCGGAGAACGGCGCGGTGCCCGCGCACACGCACTGA
- a CDS encoding isoprenyl transferase: MADWKRGLRKVLYPAYEARMLRRMPDNLPKHIGVMLDGNRRWARAVGRDTAHGHRAGAANIEPLLTWCDEVGIEVVTLWLLSTDNLNRPANELEPLLEIITEAVASLAEQRRWRLHPVGALDLLPDDTAEQLKRAAESTADVEGMTVNIAVAYGGRREIADAVRSLLNEHADKGTSLAELAQQLDIEHIEEHLYTKGQPDPDLVIRTSGEQRLGGFLLWQSAKSEFYFCEAYWPDFRRVDFLRAIRAYALRDRRYGA; this comes from the coding sequence GTGGCTGATTGGAAGCGTGGCCTGCGCAAGGTGCTCTACCCGGCCTACGAGGCTCGGATGCTGCGGCGCATGCCCGACAACCTGCCGAAGCACATCGGCGTGATGCTCGACGGCAACCGGCGCTGGGCGCGTGCGGTCGGCCGCGACACCGCCCACGGGCACCGGGCCGGCGCCGCCAACATCGAGCCGCTGCTGACCTGGTGCGACGAGGTGGGCATCGAGGTCGTCACCCTCTGGCTGCTCTCGACCGACAACCTGAACCGCCCCGCGAACGAGCTCGAGCCGCTGCTGGAGATCATCACCGAGGCCGTCGCCTCGCTGGCCGAGCAGCGCCGCTGGCGGCTGCACCCGGTGGGCGCCCTCGACCTGCTCCCGGACGACACCGCCGAGCAGCTGAAGCGGGCCGCGGAGTCCACCGCCGACGTCGAGGGCATGACGGTGAACATCGCCGTCGCCTACGGCGGTCGCCGCGAGATCGCGGACGCGGTGCGCTCCCTGCTCAACGAGCACGCCGACAAGGGCACCTCGCTGGCCGAGCTGGCCCAGCAGCTCGACATCGAGCACATCGAGGAGCACCTCTACACCAAGGGCCAGCCGGACCCCGACCTGGTGATCCGTACCTCCGGTGAGCAGCGGCTCGGCGGCTTCCTGCTGTGGCAGAGCGCGAAGTCGGAGTTCTACTTCTGCGAGGCCTACTGGCCCGACTTCCGCCGCGTGGACTTCTTGCGCGCTATCCGCGCCTACGCGCTGCGCGACCGCCGCTACGGCGCCTGA
- a CDS encoding siderophore-interacting protein yields the protein MTTSEKPAKPAKPLTELTVLARHRVSPSMVRLDLGGDLSAFAGSAFTDRYVKLVFPEAGQDAASALAAGARPTLRTYTALDPDVAAGTLSIDFVVHGDEGVAGTWAAKAQPGDTITVRGPGGAYAPDPDADWHLFAGDEAAIPAIRQSLADLAAKAPYARGHVVVQVDGPAHEQDLPAPEGVEVTWLHRTAPTHPDLATAVRALPWPEGRVHAFVHGEGEAVMKGVRPYLLRERAVPRDDVSISAYWRRGRTEEAFREWKAELARTETQEVPT from the coding sequence GTGACCACCTCGGAGAAGCCCGCGAAGCCGGCGAAGCCGCTCACGGAGCTGACGGTCCTCGCGCGGCACCGGGTGAGCCCCTCCATGGTGCGCCTGGACCTGGGTGGTGACCTGTCCGCGTTCGCCGGCAGCGCCTTCACCGACCGCTACGTCAAGCTCGTCTTCCCCGAGGCCGGCCAGGACGCGGCGTCGGCACTGGCCGCCGGTGCCCGGCCGACGCTGCGCACCTACACCGCGCTCGACCCGGACGTCGCCGCCGGGACGCTGTCCATCGACTTCGTGGTGCATGGCGACGAGGGCGTCGCCGGTACGTGGGCCGCGAAGGCCCAGCCCGGCGACACCATCACCGTGCGCGGCCCGGGGGGTGCCTACGCCCCCGACCCGGACGCCGACTGGCACCTGTTCGCCGGGGACGAGGCCGCGATCCCCGCGATCCGGCAGTCGCTGGCCGACCTGGCCGCGAAGGCGCCGTACGCCCGCGGCCACGTGGTCGTGCAGGTGGACGGCCCCGCGCACGAGCAGGACCTGCCGGCGCCCGAGGGCGTCGAGGTCACCTGGCTGCACCGCACCGCACCGACCCACCCGGACCTGGCCACCGCGGTCCGGGCGCTGCCCTGGCCCGAAGGCCGGGTGCACGCGTTCGTGCACGGCGAGGGCGAGGCCGTGATGAAGGGCGTGCGCCCCTACCTGCTCCGTGAGCGCGCCGTGCCCAGGGACGACGTCTCCATCTCGGCGTACTGGCGCCGAGGCCGCACCGAGGAGGCCTTCCGGGAGTGGAAGGCCGAGCTCGCCCGCACCGAGACCCAGGAGGTCCCCACATGA
- a CDS encoding methyltransferase domain-containing protein has translation MGLAVLDCAHFAAGECRSCTWLDRPYDDQLAEKQAATRALLSAAGAADVDWEPPVPSRGTGFRNKAKMVVGGTAAAPRLGILDARGEGVDLRDCVLHTPGIVAALPVLGELVRRADLTPYRVAGDEPVGLRGELKHLLVTESPDGELMVRLVLRSTATESRIRKHLGWLHAELPTLRVLTLNIQPEHRAVLEGEREIVLTEHDTLPMRLGDLTLHLRPRSFFQTNTEMAAALYRTAAQWTAGLAVPRVLDLYCGVGGFALHLAGPGRSVHGIEISADAITSAERSAAEAAAAGVLAGQVTFTAGDATAPEHAGLLGTADLVVVNPPRRGLGRALAQRLEEAGPGYVLYSSCNPETLARDLADLTSYRPERARVFDMFPQTAHAEVLVLLARRP, from the coding sequence ATGGGTCTCGCCGTGCTCGACTGCGCCCACTTCGCCGCCGGTGAGTGCCGTTCCTGCACCTGGCTCGACCGCCCGTACGACGACCAGCTCGCCGAGAAGCAGGCCGCGACCCGGGCGCTGCTGAGCGCCGCCGGCGCCGCTGATGTCGACTGGGAGCCGCCGGTGCCCAGCCGGGGCACCGGGTTCCGCAACAAGGCGAAGATGGTCGTCGGCGGCACCGCCGCGGCTCCGAGGTTGGGCATCCTCGACGCTCGCGGCGAGGGCGTGGACCTGCGCGACTGCGTCCTGCACACGCCGGGGATCGTCGCGGCGCTGCCGGTGCTGGGCGAGCTGGTCCGGCGGGCCGACCTGACGCCCTACCGGGTAGCGGGTGATGAGCCGGTCGGGCTCCGCGGCGAGCTGAAGCACCTGCTGGTCACCGAGTCGCCGGACGGCGAGCTCATGGTCCGCCTCGTGCTGCGCTCGACCGCCACCGAGTCCCGCATCCGCAAGCACCTCGGCTGGTTGCACGCAGAGCTGCCGACGCTGCGGGTGCTGACCTTGAACATCCAGCCCGAGCACCGGGCCGTGCTCGAGGGGGAGCGCGAGATCGTGCTGACCGAGCACGACACGCTGCCGATGCGCCTGGGCGACCTCACCTTGCACCTGCGCCCGCGCAGCTTCTTCCAGACCAACACCGAGATGGCTGCCGCGCTCTACCGCACCGCCGCGCAGTGGACCGCCGGCCTCGCGGTGCCCCGGGTGCTCGACCTGTACTGCGGCGTCGGCGGGTTCGCCCTCCACCTGGCCGGCCCCGGCCGGTCCGTGCACGGCATCGAGATCAGTGCGGACGCGATCACCAGCGCCGAGCGCTCGGCCGCCGAGGCGGCGGCTGCCGGTGTGCTGGCGGGCCAGGTCACGTTCACCGCCGGCGACGCGACCGCGCCCGAGCACGCCGGGCTGCTCGGCACCGCCGACCTGGTCGTGGTGAACCCGCCGCGGCGCGGCCTGGGCCGGGCGCTGGCGCAACGGCTGGAGGAGGCGGGGCCTGGTTACGTGCTCTACTCCAGCTGCAACCCCGAGACCCTGGCCCGCGACCTGGCCGACCTGACGTCGTACCGTCCCGAGCGGGCGCGGGTCTTCGACATGTTCCCGCAGACTGCGCACGCCGAGGTGCTCGTGCTGCTGGCCCGCCGGCCCTAG